A stretch of Candidatus Sphingomonas phytovorans DNA encodes these proteins:
- a CDS encoding patatin-like protein, whose amino-acid sequence MRQKELRLALVCYGGISLAVYMHGITKEIWRLARASQAFHKGETSDHGSQGVYRDLFQEIEEETGLRMRVLVDIVAGASAGGINGVFLAQAISTGQSLEPLTQLWLDSADIEALIDTHQAPASRYSKMWALPIAWFAEKRSGDNIDELVEAGARTEVRSKLSHFIRSRWFEPPFGGALFTGLILDALNAMASAPRGARLLPEGQPLDLFVTVTDFRGHPERLMLNSPPEVLETEHRLVVPFTDHGVASETLAHPAELAFAARSTSSFPGAFPPFMVGELDKVLKHRKVDWPERDDFLKRVLPRQFAANAADQAVLIDGSVLANAPFRPAIEALRERPARREIDRRFVYIDPSPGVKLRFGPHNPNAPGFFQTIIGAVSELPRQQPIRDNLEDIAERSRTIERMRGIVASIRPEVEARVEALFGYTLFLDSPTVSRLATWRARAQSAAAKAAGYGYAAYGHLKIAGVIEALTSLLYHAGGEPGPQRWERIRGHIADAVRDRGFDDMKPSFSDGAGATTISFLRSYDLGFRIRRLRLLARRLTELENDHEEAELEPIREAVYASLADYLECKRTDRHAHLRKEVRLLRGDAGPLLDKLAESLDLKRLDTATEERLAAAFTGLARGLKRPILLTYLGFPYFDVATLPLLQGEGLDEFDPIKVDRISPDDAKSIRAGGAEATLKGVQFNSFGAFFSRAYRENDYLWGRLHGAERMIDIVLSSLTGNARLKPGRVAAIKRAAFLAILDEEEPKLEAIPGLVASLRKEIG is encoded by the coding sequence ATGCGCCAGAAGGAACTCCGGCTCGCCCTAGTCTGCTATGGCGGCATCAGCCTCGCTGTCTACATGCACGGCATCACCAAGGAGATCTGGCGCCTCGCCCGCGCAAGCCAGGCTTTTCACAAGGGCGAGACCTCCGACCATGGCAGCCAGGGCGTGTATCGCGATCTGTTCCAGGAGATAGAGGAAGAGACCGGCCTGCGCATGCGCGTGCTGGTCGACATCGTCGCGGGCGCAAGCGCTGGCGGCATCAACGGCGTTTTCCTTGCCCAGGCGATCTCCACCGGCCAGTCGCTCGAACCGCTGACGCAGCTCTGGCTCGACTCCGCCGACATCGAGGCGCTGATCGATACGCACCAGGCCCCGGCTTCGCGCTACTCCAAGATGTGGGCCCTGCCGATCGCCTGGTTCGCCGAGAAGCGCAGCGGCGACAATATCGACGAACTGGTCGAGGCCGGCGCGCGGACCGAGGTGCGCAGCAAGCTCTCCCACTTCATCCGTTCGCGCTGGTTCGAACCACCCTTTGGTGGCGCCCTGTTCACCGGACTGATCCTCGACGCGCTCAACGCCATGGCGTCAGCGCCACGCGGTGCGCGCCTGTTGCCTGAGGGCCAACCGCTCGACCTGTTCGTCACCGTCACCGATTTTCGCGGCCATCCCGAGCGGCTGATGCTCAACTCGCCGCCCGAAGTGCTCGAAACCGAGCATCGCCTCGTCGTCCCCTTCACCGATCACGGCGTGGCCAGCGAAACCCTCGCCCATCCGGCCGAACTCGCCTTCGCCGCGCGGTCGACGTCGAGCTTTCCCGGTGCCTTCCCGCCCTTCATGGTCGGCGAGCTCGACAAGGTACTGAAGCATCGCAAGGTCGACTGGCCCGAACGCGACGACTTCCTCAAGCGAGTGCTGCCCCGCCAGTTCGCCGCCAACGCGGCCGACCAGGCGGTGCTGATCGACGGCTCGGTCCTCGCCAATGCCCCGTTCCGTCCCGCGATCGAGGCCCTGCGCGAGCGCCCCGCCCGGCGCGAGATCGACCGGCGCTTCGTCTATATCGATCCCTCCCCCGGCGTGAAGCTTCGCTTCGGCCCGCACAATCCCAACGCGCCCGGCTTCTTCCAGACGATCATCGGCGCCGTGTCGGAGCTGCCGCGCCAGCAGCCGATCCGCGACAATCTCGAGGATATCGCCGAACGCTCGCGCACGATCGAGCGGATGCGCGGCATCGTCGCCAGCATCCGGCCCGAGGTGGAAGCACGCGTCGAGGCTCTGTTCGGCTATACCCTGTTCCTCGATTCCCCGACGGTCTCACGGCTCGCCACCTGGCGAGCCCGCGCCCAGTCAGCCGCCGCCAAGGCGGCAGGCTATGGCTATGCCGCTTACGGGCATCTCAAGATCGCCGGCGTGATCGAGGCGCTCACCTCCCTGCTTTACCATGCCGGCGGCGAGCCGGGGCCGCAGCGCTGGGAAAGAATCCGCGGCCATATCGCCGATGCCGTGCGCGACCGTGGCTTCGACGACATGAAGCCGAGCTTCTCCGACGGGGCGGGTGCGACGACGATCAGCTTTCTGCGCTCCTACGATCTCGGTTTTCGCATTCGCCGCCTGCGCCTGCTTGCCCGTCGCCTGACCGAGCTGGAAAACGACCATGAGGAAGCTGAGCTGGAGCCGATCCGCGAGGCAGTCTACGCCTCGCTCGCGGACTATCTGGAATGCAAGCGCACCGACCGGCATGCGCATCTGCGCAAGGAAGTGCGCCTGTTGCGCGGCGATGCCGGGCCGCTGCTCGACAAGCTTGCCGAATCGCTCGACCTGAAACGGCTCGACACCGCAACCGAGGAGCGGCTTGCCGCCGCCTTCACCGGCCTGGCGCGCGGGCTGAAGCGGCCGATCCTGCTCACCTATCTCGGCTTCCCCTATTTCGATGTCGCCACGCTGCCGCTGCTCCAAGGCGAGGGGCTCGACGAATTCGATCCGATCAAGGTCGACCGCATCTCTCCCGACGACGCCAAGTCGATCCGCGCGGGCGGCGCCGAGGCGACGCTCAAGGGAGTCCAGTTCAACAGCTTCGGCGCCTTTTTCAGCCGTGCCTATCGCGAGAACGACTATCTCTGGGGCCGCCTCCACGGCGCCGAGCGGATGATCGACATCGTGCTGTCATCGCTCACCGGCAATGCGCGCCTGAAACCCGGGCGCGTCGCAGCGATCAAGCGCGCCGCCTTCCTCGCGATCCTTGACGAGGAAGAACCGAAGCTTGAAGCAATCCCCGGGCTGGTGGCCTCGCTTCGCAAGGAAATCGGCTAG
- a CDS encoding endonuclease/exonuclease/phosphatase family protein, translating to MIKVASYNIHKGIGLDRRRDPNRILDVLREIDADIIALQEADRRFGAKAGVIPLHALEEHSPWKAVPFGARAGSMGWHGNVLLIRKDSVVIDCEPIHLPALEPRGAVMADVRADGVPIRIVGMHLDLSGLWRRRQAHAILTHVDSSTTRRPTVLMGDLNEWSAQAGCLRDFGHAYSFATTGPSFHVRRPVARLDRIMVSSDLRVADCGVHHSATARKASDHFPIWAMIEAK from the coding sequence ATGATCAAGGTCGCCAGCTACAATATCCACAAGGGCATCGGCCTCGATCGCCGCCGCGATCCCAACCGGATCCTCGATGTCCTGCGCGAGATCGATGCGGACATCATCGCCCTGCAGGAGGCGGATCGACGCTTCGGAGCCAAAGCGGGAGTGATCCCGCTTCACGCACTAGAGGAACATAGCCCCTGGAAGGCAGTGCCGTTCGGTGCGCGCGCCGGCAGCATGGGCTGGCACGGCAATGTCCTGCTGATCCGCAAGGATTCCGTGGTGATCGACTGCGAGCCGATCCATCTCCCCGCGCTGGAACCACGTGGCGCGGTCATGGCCGATGTTCGGGCGGACGGTGTGCCGATCCGCATCGTGGGCATGCATCTGGACCTGTCCGGGCTGTGGCGTCGGCGCCAGGCGCATGCGATCCTGACGCATGTCGATTCGAGCACGACGCGCCGCCCGACCGTGCTGATGGGCGATCTCAACGAATGGAGCGCGCAGGCCGGCTGCCTGCGCGATTTCGGCCACGCCTACAGCTTCGCCACGACCGGCCCGAGCTTCCATGTCCGCCGGCCGGTCGCCCGGCTCGACCGGATCATGGTTTCCTCCGATCTCCGGGTCGCCGATTGCGGGGTCCATCACAGCGCGACCGCGCGCAAGGCATCGGATCATTTTCCCATCTGGGCCATGATAGAAGCAAAATGA
- a CDS encoding tryptophan 7-halogenase codes for MDGQIVRKVVIAGGGTAGWLAAAALAKQLGGLLDITLVESDEIGTIGVGESTIPTVRAFHSLLGIDEQEFMRATQSSFKLGIAFENWGRIGDRYLHSFGMLGKSTWMADFHHFWLQARAEGFAGDIGDYCFELQAAEASRFAKDDNSQINYAYHLDATLYARFLRARSEADGVKRVEGTIASVKLESETGFIQSLVLESGQTISGDLFIDCTGFRALLIERTLETGYEDWGDWLATDSAYAVQTESVGPAVPYTRAIAHEAGWRWQIPLQHRIGNGLVFSSRHMTDDAAKALLLDQIEGEPLFDPRLIRYRTGTRRKVWNRNCVALGLASGFIEPLESTSIHLIMIAVTRLMQYFPFNGFDSALIDRYNQLSRTELEGVRDFVVLHYFLTERDDSAFWRRCRTMDIPDSLARRIALFRENARAYQASDELFRVDSWVQVMLGQGIRPNGYHQVARLMPPGQLRQALGDLKAGIAGAVARMPSHQDFLQLHCRTPA; via the coding sequence ATGGACGGACAGATCGTGCGCAAGGTCGTCATTGCGGGTGGCGGCACCGCCGGCTGGCTCGCCGCCGCGGCGCTGGCCAAGCAACTGGGCGGGCTGCTCGACATCACGTTGGTCGAATCCGATGAGATCGGTACGATCGGCGTCGGCGAGTCCACCATTCCCACCGTCCGCGCCTTCCATTCCCTCCTCGGCATCGACGAGCAGGAATTCATGCGCGCCACCCAGTCGAGCTTCAAGCTGGGCATCGCGTTCGAGAATTGGGGCAGGATCGGCGATCGCTATCTCCACTCCTTCGGGATGCTCGGCAAATCGACCTGGATGGCCGACTTCCATCATTTCTGGCTCCAAGCCCGGGCCGAGGGCTTCGCCGGCGACATCGGCGATTATTGCTTCGAATTGCAGGCCGCCGAGGCGAGCAGGTTTGCCAAGGACGACAACAGCCAGATCAACTACGCCTATCATCTCGACGCGACGCTTTACGCCCGCTTCCTGCGCGCGCGAAGCGAAGCAGACGGGGTAAAGCGCGTCGAGGGCACGATCGCCAGCGTCAAACTGGAATCAGAAACTGGATTTATTCAATCACTTGTCCTTGAATCTGGTCAAACGATCTCAGGTGATCTGTTCATCGATTGCACCGGTTTTCGTGCCCTGCTGATCGAACGAACTCTTGAGACCGGGTATGAAGATTGGGGCGATTGGCTCGCCACCGACAGCGCCTATGCGGTTCAGACTGAATCGGTCGGCCCCGCCGTTCCCTATACCCGCGCCATCGCGCATGAGGCAGGCTGGCGCTGGCAAATCCCGCTCCAGCACCGCATTGGCAACGGGCTCGTCTTCTCAAGCAGGCACATGACGGACGATGCAGCGAAAGCGCTGTTGCTCGACCAGATCGAGGGCGAGCCGTTGTTCGACCCACGCCTGATCCGGTACCGCACCGGCACCCGCCGCAAGGTCTGGAACAGGAACTGCGTCGCCCTGGGCCTGGCGAGCGGTTTCATCGAACCGCTCGAATCGACCAGCATCCATCTCATCATGATCGCGGTCACGCGGCTGATGCAGTATTTCCCCTTCAATGGCTTCGACTCGGCGCTGATCGACCGTTACAACCAGTTGTCGCGCACCGAGCTTGAGGGCGTCCGGGACTTTGTCGTCCTCCATTATTTCCTCACCGAACGCGACGACAGCGCCTTCTGGCGGCGTTGCCGGACCATGGACATCCCCGACTCGCTCGCCCGCCGCATCGCGCTGTTCCGCGAGAACGCCCGGGCCTATCAGGCATCGGACGAGCTGTTCCGCGTGGATTCCTGGGTTCAGGTCATGCTCGGCCAGGGAATCCGCCCCAATGGCTATCATCAGGTCGCCCGCCTCATGCCGCCGGGCCAGTTGCGGCAGGCGCTCGGCGACCTGAAGGCCGGTATCGCCGGCGCTGTCGCAAGGATGCCAAGTCACCAGGACTTCCTGCAGCTTCACTGCCGCACCCCGGCGTGA
- a CDS encoding cupin-like domain-containing protein: MIAIARRTRVIDGVAPDAIPLDALMEAQQPVILKGVVRDWPLARAGLSSPEEAIAYLKSFYAGKPVVGFVGRPEIEGRFFYNDDVTAMNFEAGRMLLGELLDRLQAEWNDDRRPSYYVGSTDLDTYLPGLRRENDLALDPAVVGDAPPVVSIWIGNRTIASAHYDMSNNIACCMVGRRRFTLFPPEQVCNLYPGPLEPTPGGQVVSMVDFRNPDLDLHPRFAEALAAGEIADLEPGDVLFYPALWWHHVEALDRFNVLINYWWNASPAFMDTPQNTLLHAMLSLRDRPEPEKRAWRALFDYYVFGPADQAGAHLPEAARGNLAPLDEIRARRLRAMLLNRLNR, from the coding sequence ATGATCGCCATCGCGCGCAGGACCAGGGTGATCGACGGCGTCGCGCCCGATGCGATCCCGCTCGACGCCCTCATGGAGGCCCAGCAACCCGTCATCCTGAAGGGCGTCGTGCGCGACTGGCCGCTGGCGCGCGCAGGGCTGTCCTCACCGGAAGAAGCGATCGCCTATCTCAAATCCTTTTACGCAGGGAAGCCGGTCGTCGGCTTTGTCGGCCGCCCCGAGATCGAAGGGCGCTTCTTCTACAACGACGATGTGACGGCCATGAACTTCGAGGCCGGTCGCATGCTGCTCGGCGAACTGCTCGATCGGCTCCAGGCGGAATGGAACGACGATCGGCGGCCCTCCTATTATGTCGGTTCCACTGATCTCGACACCTATCTGCCGGGCCTGCGCCGGGAGAATGACCTCGCGCTGGACCCGGCCGTGGTCGGCGACGCGCCGCCAGTCGTCAGCATCTGGATCGGCAACCGCACGATCGCGTCTGCCCATTACGACATGTCGAACAACATCGCCTGCTGCATGGTCGGGCGTCGCCGCTTCACGCTGTTCCCACCCGAACAGGTATGCAATCTCTATCCCGGCCCGCTTGAACCGACCCCCGGGGGACAGGTCGTCAGCATGGTGGATTTCCGCAACCCCGATCTCGACCTCCATCCGCGTTTCGCCGAGGCACTTGCAGCCGGGGAGATCGCTGATCTGGAACCGGGCGACGTGCTCTTCTACCCGGCGCTCTGGTGGCATCATGTCGAGGCGCTTGACCGCTTCAACGTGCTTATCAACTATTGGTGGAACGCATCCCCGGCCTTCATGGACACGCCGCAGAACACGCTGCTGCACGCGATGCTCAGTCTGCGCGATCGTCCCGAGCCGGAGAAGCGGGCGTGGCGCGCGCTGTTCGACTATTATGTCTTCGGCCCCGCCGACCAGGCGGGCGCCCACCTGCCGGAAGCAGCGCGGGGTAATCTCGCCCCACTCGACGAGATCAGGGCGCGCCGCCTGCGCGCCATGCTGCTCAACCGCCTGAATCGCTGA
- a CDS encoding SapC family protein — MTGNARPAVESAENPSDRTLQRAGYHRMTNRVPLNNVDHPDLRVIAGHRAEFGDSVNQVLVFPTEFEEIQREYPIFFRREESGALQAVALLGLDRDENLFLGENGWEGRYVPAILQRGPFLIGFKDGGTEGEPMIHIDQHHPRVSRTEGLPLFLPHGGNTPYLEHIAGILRTIYTGIEANQPMFEALDQAGLIEPVAVEIELDEARKYVLPDLFTIARGALAQLDGSRLERLNTSGFLPLAFLVIASMGNMGRLIDLKNRKAKAA; from the coding sequence ATGACCGGCAACGCCCGTCCGGCGGTGGAGAGCGCCGAAAATCCGTCTGACCGCACGCTTCAAAGGGCTGGATACCATCGCATGACCAACCGGGTACCGTTGAACAATGTCGATCACCCGGATCTGCGGGTGATTGCCGGTCACCGCGCCGAGTTCGGCGACAGCGTCAACCAGGTGCTGGTTTTTCCCACTGAGTTCGAGGAGATCCAGCGCGAATATCCGATCTTCTTCCGGCGGGAGGAAAGCGGTGCGCTGCAGGCCGTCGCGCTGCTCGGGCTCGACCGGGACGAAAATCTCTTCCTTGGCGAGAACGGCTGGGAGGGCCGCTACGTCCCAGCCATATTGCAGCGCGGCCCGTTCCTGATCGGCTTCAAGGATGGCGGGACAGAGGGCGAGCCGATGATCCATATCGACCAGCACCATCCTCGCGTCAGCCGAACCGAAGGGCTCCCACTCTTCCTACCGCATGGTGGAAATACGCCATATCTAGAACATATTGCTGGAATTTTACGAACCATCTACACCGGGATCGAGGCGAATCAGCCAATGTTCGAGGCGCTTGACCAAGCCGGCCTTATCGAGCCGGTCGCCGTCGAAATCGAACTCGACGAGGCGCGTAAATATGTGCTGCCCGACCTCTTCACCATCGCTCGCGGCGCGTTGGCGCAGCTCGATGGCTCTCGCCTCGAACGGCTCAACACAAGCGGCTTCCTGCCCCTCGCCTTCCTCGTGATCGCCTCGATGGGCAATATGGGGCGTCTGATCGACCTCAAGAACCGAAAGGCGAAAGCCGCGTGA
- a CDS encoding TonB-dependent receptor: MPDAALAQADPEKTVNAADGQAGDAEADIVVTGIRASLERSIAIKRNSSGVVDAISAEDIGKFPDTNLAESLQRITGVSINRTNGEGALVTVRGFGPNYNLVTLNGRTLATSIVSVVGGDQNADGAQGTSRSFDFSNLASEGVKTLEVYKTGRAAIPSGGIGATINVVSRHPLDGASGLSGSIGAKAVYDTSVNGCLDCGSKVTPEVSGVLNWASPSETFGISLFGSYQKRNYTSISATSNDWNIIPYSTFLTGGFARNVPGPIPGADAIPQICPTSTPASNCTVVNNAPKNPNQLVAIPNDSRYHYAEGTRERFNGQAVLQFRPTESLTLTADALYAQNTQRETRSDLSNWFSRPFDVVTFDGNPTVATATYLHETINGAKDEGFEAQSRAQKSTLQDYGLNAKWDFAENFSLNLDGHISKSDSRPDNANGQSSTLVGMGANVVSAHSVDYGSGDIPQQKVTISSAGNGALDVNDVGSQVGRTNASTQKQTVKEIRADFGWDLGGGSRFDFGGNYRTADMRQTFVSTQQTLGDWGITNPGDVNKLAPGALQAFCLECKFNQYNPGGDPASQLAFRGNAANLYSILSPYYAKAGNAVGITSNQDNRVKETIWAAYGQMTWNGEIAGRKASMVAGVRYESTKSTTTSLEAVPGAINWVSDNDFTVVISNQSNFITDKGSYNNLLPSFDFRIEPMHNLVARFSFSKSIARPNYSDLFTATTVAGPPRPINNGGIASALRGNARLSPITSDNFDVSLEYYFKPDSYISVGLFDKRVHNFIGRGQFTSDLFGLRDPSSGAPGSRSGAAKTALAGLGADTSDVNLFAMTALIQSTGSVAAATAQFAAHFNPATHSLDDEYVKTINNTLDVNANTSDPLYQFQVSRPINNKDAKIWGIEVAGQYFLGNTGFGVSAAYTMVRGDVGFDIGASPAEDQFALLGLSDTFNATLIYDKNGLSARLAYNWRDKFLSGINRQGSRNPEFTAPFGQLDMNISYDVTRNVAVTLEGINLLEESVRTYARDKSELWFAQELDRRFMLGARFKF; encoded by the coding sequence ATGCCTGATGCGGCATTGGCGCAGGCCGATCCGGAAAAGACAGTCAACGCAGCCGACGGACAGGCAGGCGATGCCGAGGCGGATATCGTCGTCACCGGCATCCGCGCCAGCCTTGAACGTTCCATCGCGATCAAACGTAACTCTTCCGGCGTGGTCGATGCGATCTCCGCCGAAGACATCGGCAAATTTCCCGACACCAACCTGGCCGAGTCGCTGCAGCGCATCACCGGCGTGTCGATCAACCGCACGAACGGCGAGGGCGCGCTGGTCACGGTGCGCGGCTTCGGCCCGAACTACAACCTCGTCACGCTCAACGGCCGCACCCTGGCGACCTCGATCGTGTCCGTGGTCGGCGGTGACCAGAATGCCGATGGCGCGCAGGGAACGAGTCGTTCATTCGATTTCTCAAATCTAGCCTCCGAGGGTGTGAAAACACTGGAAGTTTACAAGACCGGCAGGGCTGCGATCCCGTCCGGTGGCATCGGCGCCACGATCAACGTCGTCTCGCGCCATCCGCTCGACGGCGCCTCCGGCCTGTCCGGCAGCATCGGTGCCAAGGCTGTCTATGACACCAGCGTGAATGGCTGCCTCGACTGCGGCTCCAAAGTCACACCCGAAGTCTCCGGCGTGCTTAACTGGGCCAGTCCGTCGGAGACGTTCGGCATCTCCCTGTTCGGCAGCTACCAGAAGCGCAATTATACCTCGATCAGCGCGACGTCGAACGACTGGAATATCATCCCATACAGCACGTTCCTTACGGGTGGATTCGCGCGAAATGTGCCGGGCCCGATTCCGGGCGCCGATGCGATACCGCAGATCTGCCCCACCAGCACACCTGCTTCAAATTGCACCGTCGTCAACAACGCGCCGAAGAACCCCAATCAACTCGTCGCGATCCCGAATGACAGCCGATATCACTATGCCGAAGGCACGCGCGAGCGCTTCAACGGCCAGGCCGTCCTGCAATTCCGCCCGACCGAGTCCCTAACCCTGACCGCCGACGCCCTGTATGCGCAGAACACGCAGCGCGAGACCCGTTCGGATTTGTCCAACTGGTTCAGCCGGCCGTTCGACGTCGTCACCTTCGACGGCAACCCCACGGTCGCCACCGCGACCTATCTTCACGAGACGATCAACGGCGCGAAGGACGAAGGCTTCGAAGCGCAATCGCGCGCCCAGAAGAGCACGCTTCAGGACTACGGCCTTAACGCCAAATGGGACTTTGCCGAGAATTTCTCGCTGAATCTCGATGGTCATATCAGCAAATCGGACAGCCGGCCGGACAACGCCAACGGCCAGAGCTCGACCCTGGTGGGCATGGGTGCCAACGTCGTTTCGGCGCATTCGGTCGACTATGGCAGTGGGGACATCCCGCAGCAGAAGGTCACCATCAGCAGTGCCGGCAATGGCGCGCTCGACGTTAACGACGTCGGATCGCAGGTCGGTCGTACCAACGCTTCGACCCAGAAACAGACCGTGAAGGAAATCCGGGCTGACTTCGGCTGGGACCTTGGAGGCGGCAGTCGTTTCGACTTTGGCGGTAACTACCGGACCGCGGATATGCGCCAGACCTTCGTTTCCACGCAGCAAACGCTGGGTGATTGGGGCATCACCAATCCCGGCGACGTGAACAAGCTCGCGCCGGGCGCGCTCCAGGCGTTCTGCCTCGAATGCAAGTTCAACCAGTATAATCCGGGCGGCGACCCTGCCTCGCAACTCGCCTTCCGCGGCAACGCGGCCAATCTATATTCCATTCTTTCCCCTTATTACGCCAAGGCGGGCAATGCCGTTGGCATCACCAGCAACCAGGATAATCGGGTCAAGGAAACCATCTGGGCAGCCTATGGCCAGATGACCTGGAACGGCGAGATCGCCGGGCGCAAAGCCAGCATGGTCGCCGGCGTCCGGTATGAGAGCACCAAATCGACCACGACGTCGCTGGAAGCTGTGCCGGGCGCGATAAACTGGGTGTCGGACAACGATTTCACCGTCGTCATTTCCAATCAGAGCAACTTCATAACCGACAAGGGCAGCTACAATAATCTGTTGCCGTCATTCGATTTCCGGATCGAGCCGATGCACAACCTCGTCGCGCGTTTCTCGTTCAGCAAGTCGATCGCCCGTCCGAACTACAGCGATCTGTTCACCGCGACGACGGTGGCCGGCCCGCCGCGCCCGATCAACAATGGCGGCATTGCGTCGGCGTTGAGAGGCAATGCCCGACTATCGCCGATCACGTCCGATAATTTCGACGTCTCCCTCGAATATTATTTCAAGCCGGACAGCTACATATCGGTCGGCCTGTTCGACAAGCGGGTGCACAACTTCATCGGCCGAGGCCAGTTCACCAGCGACCTGTTCGGCCTGCGTGATCCAAGTTCCGGTGCGCCTGGAAGCCGTTCCGGCGCTGCCAAAACGGCGCTCGCGGGCCTTGGCGCCGATACCAGCGACGTGAACCTGTTCGCGATGACGGCATTGATCCAGTCGACCGGATCCGTGGCGGCAGCGACGGCGCAATTCGCCGCCCATTTCAATCCCGCCACGCATTCGCTGGATGATGAATATGTCAAGACGATCAACAACACGCTGGACGTGAACGCGAACACAAGTGATCCGCTGTACCAGTTCCAGGTTTCGCGCCCGATCAACAACAAGGATGCGAAGATCTGGGGCATCGAAGTTGCCGGCCAGTATTTCCTTGGCAATACCGGCTTCGGCGTATCGGCCGCCTATACGATGGTCCGGGGCGATGTCGGTTTCGACATCGGGGCGAGCCCGGCGGAAGATCAGTTCGCGCTGCTTGGGTTGAGCGACACGTTCAACGCGACGCTGATCTACGACAAGAACGGCCTCTCTGCCCGGCTTGCCTATAACTGGCGCGACAAGTTCCTTTCCGGGATCAATCGCCAGGGATCGCGCAATCCTGAGTTCACGGCGCCGTTCGGTCAGCTCGACATGAACATCAGCTATGACGTCACCAGGAACGTGGCGGTCACGCTGGAGGGTATCAACCTGCTCGAGGAAAGCGTCCGTACCTATGCCCGGGACAAGTCCGAGCTGTGGTTTGCGCAGGAACTCGATCGCCGCTTCATGCTGGGTGCACGCTTCAAGTTCTGA
- a CDS encoding response regulator transcription factor: MAFAARILIADGHPLVREGLVLVARSVAPSIVIDTAGTVIEAEALARLHRSYRLAILDSALPGSFGFSGFLQIQRQLGPVPIVILSASAGLETVETARALGAVGYFLKTWPVDELTAALRRVLEGIAVFPLPGAMADGRAQDAQRDLRKLSDAQLRVLLALADGRSNKQIAGDLGVTEATIKAHLSASFRKLGVQNRAQALLAMQPLLHDRKLPAG; this comes from the coding sequence GTGGCGTTTGCAGCCCGAATCTTGATAGCGGACGGCCATCCGCTTGTGCGGGAGGGGCTGGTCCTGGTGGCGCGGTCAGTTGCGCCTTCCATCGTTATCGACACGGCCGGCACCGTCATCGAGGCTGAGGCGCTGGCACGCCTCCACCGCAGCTATCGTCTAGCTATCCTCGACTCAGCGCTTCCGGGCTCATTCGGCTTCTCCGGCTTCCTCCAGATCCAACGGCAGCTCGGCCCGGTCCCGATTGTGATTCTTTCCGCAAGCGCTGGCCTGGAAACGGTGGAGACCGCCCGCGCGCTGGGCGCCGTTGGCTATTTCCTGAAGACATGGCCGGTCGACGAACTGACGGCTGCCTTGCGCCGGGTACTTGAGGGGATCGCGGTATTCCCCCTGCCTGGAGCCATGGCGGACGGGCGAGCCCAGGACGCGCAGCGGGACTTGCGGAAACTGTCCGATGCGCAGCTTCGCGTATTGCTCGCCCTGGCGGACGGCCGCTCGAACAAACAGATTGCAGGCGATCTCGGCGTTACCGAGGCGACCATCAAGGCTCACCTCTCCGCGAGCTTCAGAAAACTGGGCGTGCAGAATCGCGCCCAGGCGCTGTTGGCAATGCAACCCCTGCTGCACGATCGTAAACTGCCCGCGGGCTGA
- a CDS encoding RidA family protein yields MTITRIDAGARMSQAVVHGDTVYLAGQVGAPGESVTAQTRAILAQVEDLLARAGSSKSKILAATIWLADMSDFGEMNAVWDAWVDGQDAPARATGEAKLATPDYKVEIIITAAR; encoded by the coding sequence ATGACCATCACTCGCATCGACGCAGGCGCCCGCATGAGCCAGGCCGTGGTCCATGGCGATACCGTGTATCTCGCAGGGCAGGTCGGCGCACCTGGCGAGAGCGTGACCGCGCAGACCAGGGCGATCCTCGCCCAGGTGGAAGACCTGTTGGCGCGCGCTGGAAGCAGCAAGTCGAAGATCCTCGCGGCGACGATCTGGCTCGCTGACATGAGCGATTTCGGCGAGATGAATGCCGTGTGGGATGCGTGGGTCGATGGGCAGGACGCCCCCGCGCGTGCCACCGGCGAAGCGAAGCTCGCGACGCCCGACTACAAGGTTGAGATCATCATCACCGCTGCTCGCTGA
- a CDS encoding GNAT family N-acetyltransferase: MSPIPLPSDGLRIETFSGSATEALALLLPLCGVVFATFDPAYLTGRLPHVADPHLLLARHANDTPMGFKLGYRRGAGLFYSWLGGVAPEARRIGLAARLMERQHEEIRVLGYHHVETRTRAENNPMILLNLRHGFHVTGFEIDTRGAAVVTQRKILAE, translated from the coding sequence ATGTCGCCAATCCCCCTTCCGTCCGACGGACTGCGCATCGAAACCTTCTCAGGCAGCGCAACCGAAGCGCTCGCGCTGCTCCTCCCGCTCTGCGGGGTGGTATTCGCCACCTTCGATCCGGCCTATCTCACCGGCCGGTTGCCGCACGTCGCCGATCCGCATCTACTGCTCGCGCGGCACGCGAATGATACGCCCATGGGGTTCAAGCTCGGCTATCGGCGCGGGGCCGGGCTGTTCTACAGCTGGCTTGGTGGAGTCGCACCGGAAGCGCGGCGCATCGGTCTCGCTGCACGGCTGATGGAGCGCCAGCATGAGGAAATCAGGGTGCTTGGCTATCACCATGTCGAGACGCGCACGCGCGCGGAGAACAACCCGATGATCCTGCTCAACCTGCGCCATGGCTTCCATGTCACGGGTTTCGAGATCGATACGCGCGGCGCCGCAGTGGTGACCCAGCGCAAGATATTGGCGGAGTAG